The DNA segment TGAGCATCTGGTCAATTTCCGGGTAGTAGCGCGGCACGCCGAAAGGGCAGGCGTTGACGCAGTTGGAGCAGCCGATACAGCGCGGGGCCTGACTGCTCTGCACCACGCCGTCCTCGGTGCGCTTGATGGCGTCGGCGGGGCAGACGGCGGCGCAGGTGGGCAGATCACAGTGCATACAGACCATCGGGGCCGTCTGGGTAGACGCGCCGCGCTCGATGTATTCCAGGTGGATCATGCTCTTGCCCTTGTGGGTGTCGCACTCGGAACACGCCTGCATGCACGCCTTGCAGCCGATGCAGCGGATGGGATCAACGAAGAAACGGAAATCGCTCATCGGCGCAGCTCCTTACGACGCTCCGCCAGGTTGTAGCCAGCGGGCAGGTTCTTCTCAGTGCGGGAACTCAGGAATTGGGTGCGCTCGCCCTCGGCCTGTTCTTCCGGCGTGGCGAGGCGGACGCGGCAGGCCGAGACCTTGTATTCAGGAATCTTGGAGATGGGGTCTAGCGCCCGCTGGGTCAGCAGGTTGGCACTTTGCTTGCCGCCCCAGTGGTAGGCCATGAACACCGTGTCAGGCCGGATGGTGTTGACCACGTTGGCCTGAATGATGACCTCACCTCGCCGCGTCTGAATGGTCACCCAGTCGTCGGTCTTGATGTTGAGTTCCCTCGCCATACGTGGGTGCAGTTCCAGCTTGGGATGCGGGAACTGATCCACCAGTGGCCCGATGCGCCGGGTCTGCGAGCCGCTGAGGTACTGACTGACCACCCGGCCGGTGGTGAACCAGATCGGGTACTCGTCGTCCACGACTTCGGCACTCTCACGCCAGTTGACCGCGTTGAAATGCGCCTTGCCGTCGGGGTGATAGAACTTGCCGCCCTCGTACAACCGGGGCGTGCCAGGGTGACGGTCATCCAGGTGATCGCTGTGCATGGTGACTTTTCCCTCATCGGTGGTCTGCGGACAGGGCCAGAAAATGCCCTGGGTGTCCACGATCTTTTCCCAGGTGATGCCGCTGTAGTCGGCAGTGCCACCGCGCGAGGCCAGCCGCAATTCGTTGAAGATTTCCTGGGTGTTGTTGAACTGGAAGTATTTGCCCCGGCCCAGGCGGCCCGCAATGTCCAGCAGAATTTCCCAGTCGCGCCTCGCCTCGCCGGGTGGGGTCACCGGCGCGTTGATCTTGATGACGCGGCCCTCGCCGCTGGTGGTGGTGCCCTCGTCCTCTTCCTGCAAACTGCCGGGCAGCACGATATCGGCGTGTTGCGCGGTCTCCGAGAGGAAGAAGTCGATGACCGTGTAATGCTCCAGCTTGTTCAGCGCCTCGCGGTTGAAATTGGCGTCGGGCAGCGAGACGAGCGGGTTGAAGCAGATGCTCAGCAGACCCTTGATCTTGCCCTCGTGGATCTCGTTGAGGATTTCCTGCGCGGTGATGCCCTTGCCGGGCAGTTCCTCGTCGGTGATGCCCCACACCTCGCAGATGTACTTGCGGTGTTCGGGGTTGGTGATGTCGCGGTTGCCGGGGAGCTGATCGCACTTGTGGCCGTGTTCGCGCCCGCCCTGGCCGTTGCCCTGTCCGGTGATGGTGGAGTGGCCGCAGCCCGGCTTGCCGATCTTGCCCGTCGCCAGCGCGAGGTTGGCGCAGGACATGACGTTCTCCACGCCCTTGACCTGATGTTCCAGGCCGCGTGCGTGCAGGATCATGCCCGTCTCGGCCTCGCCGTACCAGCGGGCGGCCTGTTCAATCTTGGCGGCAGGAACCCCGGTGATCTCGGCGGCCCATTTGGGCGTGGCGTCGGCCACAGCGGCGCGAACATCACCAAAACCTGTCGTGTGGGCCTCAATGAACGCTTCATCGGTCAGCCCGTCTCGGATGATGACGTGCAGCATGGACATCAGCAGGGCGCTGTCGCTGCCGCAGCGCAGCGGGAGGTACAGGTCTGCGGTACGGGCCATCGGCACCATGCGCGGATCGGCGTAGATGATCTTTGCGCCCTTGTCCCGCGCCCGCCAGATGTAATCGGTGGTGATCGGAAAACACTCGGCGATGTTGGTGCCGATGATGAAGATGACCTTGGCCTCGGTGATGTCCTCCCAGTGGTTGCTGGCGCGGTCAATGCCGTAGGCCTTCTTGTTGCCCGCACCCGCCGAGACCATGCACAGCCGTCCGTTGTAATCCAGATTGGCCGTTTGCAGGGCCAGCCGGGCAAACTTGCCCACCAGATAGCTCTTCTCGTTGGTCAACGAGACGCCCGACAGCATGGCAAAGCTGTTCCTGCCGTACTTGGCCTGAATCTCCTGAATCTTGGACACGGTTTCGTTTAGCGCCTCGTCCCAGGTGATCTGCTGGTAGCCGTGCTCGGTGCGGCGCATCGGGTGGAGCAACCTATCCGGGTGCGAGCCTTGTAGATACCGTTTGATGCCCTTGGGACACAGCTTGCCTTTGTTGAAGGGAAAGTCATAGCGCGGCTCAAAACCTACAATCGCATTGTTTTTGACCTTCAACTTGATGCCGCACTGCTGGCCGCAAAAGCAGCAATGGGTGTCCACCAGCGCGTCGTAATCTTCCACGCTGCTGAAACCTCCGGGCGGCGCGTAGTGCAGCGTGGGGCCGTAGGTGTCCAGAAACTCTTCCTGAGAAAGGGGTGGCTTGACCATTACATGAACTCCTTGCCCGTGGCCCGGAACTGGTTCAGGGTCAGCAGCTTGCGGCGGCAACTGGGGCACAGGTTCTGCCAGTTGCCCACCTGCGAATGGGTGTAATCCAGGCCCAGATCGGGCAGGATGGTTTTAAGGTCATCTTGCTGCATCTGGCTCATGTATTCGGTGTCGCAGCGGGCGCATTTGGCCTGCGGGCCATTGGCTCCGGCGGCTTTGTAGAACCACACGCCAACGTTGGCGATGCGCTGGAAAATGTGGAAGAACTTCCCGAACGGCAGGTACAGCAGCCACAGGTACACGGTGACGGCGTGGGTGGTGGTGATCCAGTAATAGAACTTGCCGTCCAGGAACAGGTTGGAAGCGGTCAGCATCATGCCGGTCACGGACACTGCGAACAGCAGGATCAGCGGCAAGATGTCGTTGTCAAAGCGCTGCGTGGCCAGTTCGGCCTCGTCCTTGATGCGCCGCCCCAGCACCAGCGCAATGCCGCCCAGGCACAGCACGGCGGCCACGTTCAGCCCGTGCATGATCAGCCAGCCCAGCGCACTGCGGGCGGGGAAGGTGAAGAAGTCCAGCCGCTGGCCCATCAGCACGATCATGTAATCGCTGGGTTTGGCAAAGTCGCTCTCAAAGCGCAGCCACCCAAAGGTGAGCGGAAAGGTGATCAGAATGGCGATGATGCAGCCCCAGAAGATCAACTGGTGCGCCAGCCAGCGTTTGCGCGAGCGCCTGCGGATAAAGCGCTGCTCAATCATCTTTTCCCAGCCCGCCTTGAAGAACAGGCCCATATTGTGCAGGCGCTGGCCCGGCTGCCAGAACAGTTGCCAGCCGCGTTTCCAGTACATGCGGGTGGGCGGGCGCTGGAGCCACACCACGTAGCGGTAGACCACCCCAAACAGCGCGAAGATGGTGGCGAAGCAGTATCCGGCCAGCGCTCCGTCAAAGCCGTGGAAACGCTGAGAGCCGAAATACACGGCGATAGTCAACAATGTGGCGAAGGTCAGGCCGTACAGCAGTCCCCGGCGATCCAGGGTCACGTCCATCACCGGGACCCGCACGGGTTCGGTGTCGCGCCGGGGCGGCAGCGCGGGCGGGGAAGGGTTAAGCATGATTCTCCTTGTGGTCAGACCCTGTTCTGTCAGGAACGGCAGCAAGAACGCTGGGCAAGTCCCGCAGATCTTCCACGAGTTGTTCTGCCCCGTCATTCAGGGATTTGAGGCGGCCCTGCCAGATGCCCCCAGCCGTGCGCCACAGCGTCATGACGTACTGGGGCCGACGGCTTTGCGGTTCACGCTCTGCGGAAAGGTCTGCCATGCGCGGAGTGTGCGGCGGGGCACTTACAAGTGGCTAACAAGACCGTGACTGTGGCCCATCAGAACGGAAAGTGGATGCCAGTGCTCCGCTCCTCAACCCAGTTCACCATCAGCCCCCTTCAATAGGTATCAGGGAATTTGCTGTTCCAGACGAAAGATTCCTCTCTACATGCAGGCACAGAGAGTGGGGCCGCGCAGCAACTGGAGGCGAGAGAGCCGCCCGGCCACGGGTCCACCCCATCTCCTTGCATTTGTTAACCACTTGTAAGTGGACGCCGCCAACATGCGCTCAGCCCTCCCGCAGGTCCAGACAATAGACGCGGGAAGATGGAGGTTTCCCCGAAATGACCACCCCTACCAGTCCCGTCCCCACCACTGCCGAGGCCAGTGCTTCCCGCCGCGTCCTGACTCTGTCCACGTTGGCCTTCACGCTGATGTTCGCCGTATGGCTGATGTTCGGCATCCTGGGTCTGCCCATTCGCAAGGAATTCGGCCTGAGCGACGTGCAACTGTCCTGGCTCTCGGCGGTGGCCGTGCTGAACGGCTCGCTGTGGCGGCTGCCTGCGGGCATCATCACAGACCGCCTGGGCGGACGCCGCGTCATGGGCGCGATGCTGCTGCTGACCGCCATTCCCGCCTTTTTAATCGCTTACGTGCAGAGTTACCCCATGCTGCTGCTGCTGGCCTTTCTGGTGGGTTTCGCCGGGAACAGCTTCTCGGTGGGCGTGGCCTGGAACAGCGTGTGGTTCCCGCGCGGGCAGCAGGGCGCGGCGCTGGGCGTGTTCGGGGCCGGGAACGTGGGGGCCAGCGTCACCAAATTCATTGGCCCGGCCATGATCGTGGCGATTCCGGCGGCGGGGCTGCTGGGCGGCCTTCTTCCCG comes from the Deinococcus sp. AJ005 genome and includes:
- a CDS encoding 4Fe-4S dicluster domain-containing protein — its product is MSDFRFFVDPIRCIGCKACMQACSECDTHKGKSMIHLEYIERGASTQTAPMVCMHCDLPTCAAVCPADAIKRTEDGVVQSSQAPRCIGCSNCVNACPFGVPRYYPEIDQMLKCDMCYDRTSVGKKPMCASVCPSEALFYGTLEEFQSRRGGKPQNSFQFGAQTITTKVFLVLPDGEIGLDMDVISHMDARFEPDAFDHLDPFAHLEPLPMEQGQTLRGRL
- a CDS encoding molybdopterin oxidoreductase family protein, whose amino-acid sequence is MVKPPLSQEEFLDTYGPTLHYAPPGGFSSVEDYDALVDTHCCFCGQQCGIKLKVKNNAIVGFEPRYDFPFNKGKLCPKGIKRYLQGSHPDRLLHPMRRTEHGYQQITWDEALNETVSKIQEIQAKYGRNSFAMLSGVSLTNEKSYLVGKFARLALQTANLDYNGRLCMVSAGAGNKKAYGIDRASNHWEDITEAKVIFIIGTNIAECFPITTDYIWRARDKGAKIIYADPRMVPMARTADLYLPLRCGSDSALLMSMLHVIIRDGLTDEAFIEAHTTGFGDVRAAVADATPKWAAEITGVPAAKIEQAARWYGEAETGMILHARGLEHQVKGVENVMSCANLALATGKIGKPGCGHSTITGQGNGQGGREHGHKCDQLPGNRDITNPEHRKYICEVWGITDEELPGKGITAQEILNEIHEGKIKGLLSICFNPLVSLPDANFNREALNKLEHYTVIDFFLSETAQHADIVLPGSLQEEDEGTTTSGEGRVIKINAPVTPPGEARRDWEILLDIAGRLGRGKYFQFNNTQEIFNELRLASRGGTADYSGITWEKIVDTQGIFWPCPQTTDEGKVTMHSDHLDDRHPGTPRLYEGGKFYHPDGKAHFNAVNWRESAEVVDDEYPIWFTTGRVVSQYLSGSQTRRIGPLVDQFPHPKLELHPRMARELNIKTDDWVTIQTRRGEVIIQANVVNTIRPDTVFMAYHWGGKQSANLLTQRALDPISKIPEYKVSACRVRLATPEEQAEGERTQFLSSRTEKNLPAGYNLAERRKELRR
- a CDS encoding MFS transporter, coding for MLNPSPPALPPRRDTEPVRVPVMDVTLDRRGLLYGLTFATLLTIAVYFGSQRFHGFDGALAGYCFATIFALFGVVYRYVVWLQRPPTRMYWKRGWQLFWQPGQRLHNMGLFFKAGWEKMIEQRFIRRRSRKRWLAHQLIFWGCIIAILITFPLTFGWLRFESDFAKPSDYMIVLMGQRLDFFTFPARSALGWLIMHGLNVAAVLCLGGIALVLGRRIKDEAELATQRFDNDILPLILLFAVSVTGMMLTASNLFLDGKFYYWITTTHAVTVYLWLLYLPFGKFFHIFQRIANVGVWFYKAAGANGPQAKCARCDTEYMSQMQQDDLKTILPDLGLDYTHSQVGNWQNLCPSCRRKLLTLNQFRATGKEFM